The Aedes albopictus strain Foshan chromosome 1, AalbF5, whole genome shotgun sequence genomic interval tatggaatctatagtgtctataatcgcaatcggttggcgccacgaaacggtgcacagtgggaaaaaataggtataaaacgcgaataaattcaatatctctgctcggagtggatggattcgaataaatttttgacacaaactgcaaaaatctctacagtttcagaaaaaagggtgtcattcgccgcacgatgctggaaatcagtgtattggcttctttagtggtgttgagataatttcatattcggaatttgcatgccaaactgagccgaaatccaaattttcatgaattttggtgcccgggaacctatttaaaaatcagattgaagtttgtatgagagcgatttgtcgaatcacccctcgtcgcattttgtactgggcggaactgtcaagcagttgcccagctgtcaaaaggtgattttgaaaaatctcttcggaattgattttaggtactaaaattaagtcctaaaaatctgaaaaaaatcatggtggttcagaaaaagatgctcttttgtataaaaccaaaaaatcaatacatttatctaaatttaaaaacccaattgagctcgttttaccccgcgctctctttttcacacctttttgagaaaatcctcttctattcccgactagcgtgtaatacttatgacacacatgtgatacaagaatcattgtaaatttgcgcttgaaatgagtgccacattgataattctctccgttcaagtcaggcttgttagaattttcttgacagtgagtaccgttgtacgtgtatcacacttgtatcacatgtctgtccggggtataatatacttatgacacacatgtgatacaagaatcactgtacaattacgcttgaaatgagtgccacactgtaaattctctcagttcaagtcagtcttgttaaaattttcttgacactgcgtaccgttgtacaggaatcacactcgtatcacatgtctgtccggggtataaaataaatgacttattatgtttccagttcaaaaccgaattagcgacatttttctttgacttccgctgcttttgccttgcgttaaacacaatgtcggaagtggggcgctgtattgtacacctggtgctctatacagcgccccacttccgacattgtgtttaacgcaaggcaaaagcagcgcaagtcaaagaaaaaatgtcgctaattcggttttgaactggaaacataatatatttGGCCtgattagtttatttttctaaaatatgggtaaattttactcaaatttgcgtaaactttacgcaaatatgggtaaataaaactcatattttgcaaaagtgcacattcgaatttatgggtaatatttacccatatttgggttacaactAGGTACACATTACCCATTACCCACATTACCCAATTATTGAGAAGTTGGCAAACATTTGTTCGCTCTCTCATTTTTGTCATAATCGCAAAACGACCTTTTCAAATGGAACGCAAGaaataatagtcctgttcaacgacgcaggttgaacttgctcgaagttgctgcatcttgttcttgctcatttgtcatcaaacgggtaagagcgggatgcagcaacttcgagcaagttcaacctacgtcgttgaacaggactaatatttaAAGTGAGTGCTTGGGTGAGTGTCGTGAGTTCCAAAAAGGAAGCAAAAGCGGCAGCACTTCCGCAAATGTCATTTTGTTTGTCTTGTTTCGACTTCTTTACGTCGGGTAAACAAAAAAAGCATTATCAACAACAGAAAAAATGACCGAAGCTCTGGAGGATTGCCTAACTTGCCGGAGAAAAACGGACAATTTTCTCCGGATAACGGACGAGTCCCAGTCCGCCACTGCCGCCGAGGACATCGGAAACGTTATCGCCAATCATTTCTGGTTTCAGGTTTGTATCGTGGCCAGTATTTTGGAATAAAAATGTACGTTAATGTTTTCATTTCCCCACAATCTCGCGTAGGCCAACCAGTATGAGAATCGAGTCTTGTGCACCAGCTGCTGGGAGAAGATCGATGACTTCCACAAATTTTACTGCGAAGTGAAACAGATTTGGGACCAGGACGGGTCGTTTAGTAACACGGCTGTTAAGAAGGAAATCCCGTTCGAAGAGGATGGATTTCAAACGGATCTGTTCGCTGCAAGTGAGTTGGTCAAGATAGAGATAACTCCGGCTAACGAGGGATTGGATAGTCTGAAAAAGGGCGAGGATGATTCCacattcgaagaggatattccGGACGAGTCGGATACTGCTAATGATTCAGACGATTCGGATGAAGAATCATCCGTACCCATAGCGAAAAGATTTCGTCGTGGCAAAGGCGAAACAACTTCGTTGAAGGTTGAGAAGCCGACACGTAAAAAGCGGTCACGAAGCTCAAATGTGCAATCCTTAAAGCTGAGCAAAGATGCGTCGCCATTTCAATGCGACCTTTGTGACCCGCCTAGAGCATTCCGAAAGGAAGAGGGTTTACAGATGCATCAAGTAATTTGCCATTCGGACGAGACGGAGAAGACGTTCCAATGCGATCAATGTGAGAAGGCATTTGCTAGCGAGTGGCAACTTTCCGGACACAAACGTTGGCATGAAACGATGAGTCTGAATATTCGCTGCGTTATGTGCAACAAATAGTAAGTGACCTATTATGTTTTACGTTGTCAGTACCGTTGTTATCTTCAACCTTTACTAATACACTGCACATTTCTAGTTTCGATTCAGGACGTTCGTTGAAGTACCACATCCAGGCGAATCATAGTGAAAGCAAGACGGCCGTCTCGTCACTTATCGAAACTATTGCGGATCAGCCACCATCTATCTTGacggaaatggctgaaaattctaCGCAAATGCCTAAAACTGGATCGTACGAGAGAAGGCTGTTAACTCCAGAGGAACATGCCCAACACGATGAGCTCATTAGGAAGTTTTGCACTCTGGTATGTGACAGATGTGGATTTGCGGGCGAAAACTTCTATGATCTGGAAAAGCATTGCAAAAACGTTCACAGCGTGCGCGGATATGCCGGCTGCTGCGGACGAAGGTTCTACAAAAAGAGACAGTTGTTCGAACATTGCCAGTGGCACATCGATCCGGATACGTTCCACTGTGAGGTAAGTTTCGCACCGCAAAACTGTGTATCCGTTATAAACTTGGTGAATTGTCCACAGCCGTGCAAAAAATCCTTCCCCGATAGTGAGGCTTTGGAGAAACACAATCAGTGGATTCACATGCCGGACTCGGAAAAACCGTTCAAATGCGAGATCTGCGATGCTGTCTTTTACAAAGAGTATTTGCTGAAGAACCACATGAAGTACCACCTTTCCATAGAAAAGAAAATCTACTTCTGCAAGGATTGCGATAGATCGTAAGTATAATAAGTGTACAACTATGCTTCATTCTGTACCTACTTGTCTTTATGCTCATTCCCGCAGGTTCGGAGCACCATCCTACTTGCGAACGCATCTGCAGGCCATGCATGGCGCAGCATCCAGCTGGGTGTGTGACATCTGTGCCAAAGGATTCTCCCACAAATCGCTTCTGGAGACGCACCGGCTTACGCACACCAAGGAAGGGGCGGCCAGTTTGAAGCGCCAGTGCGAACACTGTCAGAAATGGCTCAAGAACGCCAAATCCATCAGTCGCCATGTGAAGCGGTGCTTGGCTGGTGGTCCGGTAACGTGCGAACTGTGCGGCAAGGAAGTGGCCAACAAGATAGCCCTGGCCAGTCACAAACGGCTGAATCACACGGAGCAACCGGTGTACCCTTGCAGCTTTTGTGGGAAGATATTCAAACGTATCATTCGGCACAGGGAACACGAGGCCAACCACCGGGGAGAGGTGCTGTATTCGTGTCCTTTCTGTCCTTACACCTGCAACTCCAATTCCAACATGTACACGCACAAGAAAACGGCTCACACCGAACAATGGACGGCGAAGATTGCCGAAAGGTTCTACAAACGATAGTTTTGGATAAGTTGGTTTGGTGTGTTAACAAGGTAAGAATATCTATAAGTTTGTTTCAAATCGATCTGGATGTTTCAATTGGCTAAGACATCCCGAAACATCATTGATAACCAGTTTTAGAGTTTCCCAAACCGTGGCTGTCACTCGTTTTACCAACAAAAGAATGTATTTTTTCTTGGCTAACGTCCACACTTGGATAGAACCTGCTTCTTAGTTGAGTATTTCCACGCTTATTATCTGAGAGATTTCTTTGCCAGTTGTCAGTGTCAGGACGAGTTTATCTTCATCTTTGAACTTCGTATTCAGACAATAATATCTTGTCTTTAATCCTATCCTTCCTTGCATCGTTCATTTATCTTTTCCGACATCTGCTTCTATACCCATTTGCACAACACCTCTTCTTCATGGCGTAACCTCCCAATTGGGACATCGGCCGCTTTGGTTACAGCTCTAATAGCGTCCACAGTCAATCGACCCCTCacgaagccgaactggttatctaaAGGCCAGAATCattgggtttctcggtatagaccatcagcctcgacaaaatgttccgttccaacagtttcccggcggtgtccagaaggcagataggtctgtatatcGACGGGTCTCCAGTTGGCTTCCCGAGTTTGGGCAATCAAACCAATCGTtgccacctctccggaaattcgcctctgtctaggcacatctgcatagccattctgaacatgtaaaggctagcctcgatggccgtcttgatggctactgtcggaataccgtccggacccggagccatgttcaacttaagcggctttgctattgcgatgagctcgtcggTCGTTTCCGGGGCGacctcgctttggccggtttgCCCATAGGGGACGGAGGCTCATGGTATCGTGGCGTGGGAGCAACGTTTCCGCTAGTAGGGCGTTGTCTGttcttgactccgagactgactgccacagcaactgttgtgcggcttcacagtggttttgttttagctgtgtaacctgcattatcgtcggtaaGTTTGACCTCCTCGTGttcctggacatttaggcccgcccgtcgtctgacccttgttcgccgtgcaaatcaggtattatggtgccgagttgcactccctggcgatatggccctCCACTCCGCACTTTCTGCCGAGCTTGCTCCGGTCGGggcctttacacgcccacgacttatgttcttgctcaaagcacttgaagcacgccactggcggcaGTCGCTTTGTTCATCTTAGGACTTTTACCGCTTTTTCGCCTAATACCTCTTgagctagtgccttgtaggaggtgcctttcttggccgcctccttcttcaacattagcatcatctctccaatcctggtgcgtcggatgctttttacatctgcACTCAGCGGTGGGGCACGATTTTCGCCTCGCATCGCATGGCTTTCAGCACCTTGGCGtacgtgtctgcctcggttttgaagactaGCGCGTCGCTCCATTCGCGTTTGCGGGCTGACTTCACTATTCTCATTACCTTCTGCTTCCCAGccataatccaagggtt includes:
- the LOC115269559 gene encoding zinc finger protein 91, coding for MTEALEDCLTCRRKTDNFLRITDESQSATAAEDIGNVIANHFWFQANQYENRVLCTSCWEKIDDFHKFYCEVKQIWDQDGSFSNTAVKKEIPFEEDGFQTDLFAASELVKIEITPANEGLDSLKKGEDDSTFEEDIPDESDTANDSDDSDEESSVPIAKRFRRGKGETTSLKVEKPTRKKRSRSSNVQSLKLSKDASPFQCDLCDPPRAFRKEEGLQMHQVICHSDETEKTFQCDQCEKAFASEWQLSGHKRWHETMSLNIRCVMCNKYFDSGRSLKYHIQANHSESKTAVSSLIETIADQPPSILTEMAENSTQMPKTGSYERRLLTPEEHAQHDELIRKFCTLVCDRCGFAGENFYDLEKHCKNVHSVRGYAGCCGRRFYKKRQLFEHCQWHIDPDTFHCEPCKKSFPDSEALEKHNQWIHMPDSEKPFKCEICDAVFYKEYLLKNHMKYHLSIEKKIYFCKDCDRSFGAPSYLRTHLQAMHGAASSWVCDICAKGFSHKSLLETHRLTHTKEGAASLKRQCEHCQKWLKNAKSISRHVKRCLAGGPVTCELCGKEVANKIALASHKRLNHTEQPVYPCSFCGKIFKRIIRHREHEANHRGEVLYSCPFCPYTCNSNSNMYTHKKTAHTEQWTAKIAERFYKR